One part of the Aestuariirhabdus litorea genome encodes these proteins:
- a CDS encoding acyl-CoA thioesterase codes for MNDIEDNPRPNGQLCLQIQAMPRDTNPEGAIYSGWLVSQMDLAAAMLARRATNGRVATVSMESMAFMVPVSIGDCLGFYGEVVGQGRSSLTIRIEVWKPSREDANELCKVTDGSIVLVAIDERGRTRPIPA; via the coding sequence ATGAACGATATTGAAGATAACCCAAGGCCCAATGGCCAACTTTGCCTGCAGATCCAGGCCATGCCCCGGGATACCAACCCCGAGGGAGCCATCTACAGTGGCTGGCTGGTTTCCCAAATGGACCTGGCGGCGGCCATGCTGGCCCGGCGCGCAACCAACGGTCGCGTTGCCACTGTCTCCATGGAGAGTATGGCGTTTATGGTGCCGGTGAGCATCGGCGACTGCCTCGGGTTTTACGGTGAGGTCGTTGGGCAGGGGCGCAGCTCCCTGACCATCCGCATCGAGGTCTGGAAACCCTCTCGCGAGGATGCCAACGAGCTGTGCAAGGTGACCGACGGCTCCATCGTGCTGGTCGCCATTGATGAGCGTGGCCGCACCCGGCCGATCCCCGCTTAA
- a CDS encoding response regulator, whose protein sequence is MKKIRVLVVDDAAFIRDLVKKTVRSKFPHFLVEEAINGRKAQSLLEKQRYDLVLCDWEMPELSGLELLQWMRNERSLDTPFIMVTSRGDRDNVVAAVQSGVSEYIGKPFSSDALLKKIIKVLSRRHSASDLRGSSRPDTPGGSAEVLTGGSATHAASVSVLTQSRPAPSPPPSPAATEASSSVAALTGAATTPAPAPKGAGKSGARGSSAQLRFPDMTVDCVVQALSLKEVKAVIRRGERIPQLLSQAVVDLEQGEEREVARINGYISKLEAAEQKMDSALIAISIRFVDDDPQKMEYLSKMIAMGTGKQYF, encoded by the coding sequence ATGAAAAAAATCAGAGTGCTGGTGGTGGATGACGCGGCTTTTATCAGGGATCTGGTAAAGAAGACGGTCCGCTCTAAATTTCCTCACTTCCTGGTGGAGGAGGCGATTAATGGCCGCAAAGCCCAGTCCCTGCTGGAAAAACAGCGCTATGACCTGGTGCTTTGCGACTGGGAGATGCCTGAACTCAGTGGTCTTGAACTGCTGCAGTGGATGCGCAACGAGCGTTCACTGGATACCCCCTTTATTATGGTTACCAGCCGGGGCGACCGTGACAATGTGGTCGCAGCGGTACAGTCCGGGGTATCGGAATATATCGGCAAGCCGTTTTCCAGCGATGCGCTACTGAAGAAAATCATCAAAGTGCTCTCCCGCCGTCATTCTGCCAGCGACCTTAGAGGGAGCTCCCGCCCCGATACCCCGGGTGGGAGCGCCGAAGTACTGACCGGAGGCAGCGCCACCCATGCCGCCTCGGTCTCGGTGCTGACGCAGTCTCGTCCCGCTCCATCTCCCCCCCCCTCCCCTGCAGCCACCGAGGCATCCTCCTCTGTGGCTGCTCTGACCGGAGCTGCGACGACCCCGGCACCGGCCCCCAAAGGCGCTGGCAAGTCCGGCGCCAGAGGGTCGTCAGCGCAGTTACGGTTTCCTGATATGACCGTCGATTGTGTCGTCCAGGCACTGAGCCTGAAAGAGGTGAAGGCGGTGATTCGTCGGGGTGAGCGTATCCCGCAACTGCTCTCCCAGGCGGTGGTGGATCTCGAGCAGGGAGAGGAGCGGGAGGTAGCTCGCATCAATGGTTATATCAGCAAGCTGGAAGCGGCTGAGCAGAAGATGGACAGCGCCTTGATCGCCATCAGTATTCGTTTCGTCGATGATGATCCGCAAAAAATGGAGTACCTCTCCAAGATGATCGCCATGGGAACCGGTAAGCAGTATTTCTAG
- the pstA gene encoding phosphate ABC transporter permease PstA: MRVSLSSWYKSGSPFVWLNAGAVAISLVMVIGLIALIAVRGLGHFWPGSLMEADYRLPGQPERVILGEVVETEKVPTLRLESAGVPVVEAEFMQRDLIKIGNRDLTGGDFVWVLDDFLQDRRYPDALVTVERREWGNFYGRLKAVYEDEQLVASGEQAWPVLQERIERALDIHDQIYQIEKHQIGAINSSMERLRLRERRYQLNGTYTAASEAEIASERAELDAAYRVLEAELSELYVRFNRDHMVGVASDGSEVRISLGNVVRAFRPNAMGLLQKIGFYFAKLWEFVSDDPREANTEGGIFPAIFGTVMMVILMSIIVTPFGVVAAVYLREYASQGPITRAIRIAVNNLAGVPSIVYGVFGLGFFVYFLGSNIDQLFFPEALPAPTFGTPGLMWAAITLALLTLPVVIVATEEGLSRIPSAVREGSLALGATKAETLWRVVLPMASPAMMTGLILAVARAAGEVAPLMLVGVVKLAPSLPLDGNYPFLHLDQKFMHLGFHIYDVGFQSPNVEAARPLVYATALLLVVVIAVLNLSAVAIRNHLREKYKALEV, from the coding sequence ATGCGAGTTTCTTTATCTTCCTGGTACAAAAGCGGTTCCCCCTTTGTGTGGCTCAATGCCGGGGCGGTCGCGATCAGCCTGGTGATGGTGATTGGCCTGATCGCGCTGATCGCCGTACGTGGATTGGGCCATTTCTGGCCCGGCAGCCTGATGGAGGCCGATTACCGGCTTCCCGGGCAACCCGAGCGGGTCATTCTGGGTGAAGTGGTGGAGACCGAAAAGGTACCTACCCTGCGTCTCGAGTCAGCCGGAGTGCCGGTGGTCGAGGCCGAGTTCATGCAGAGAGACCTGATCAAGATCGGCAACCGCGATCTGACCGGCGGCGATTTTGTGTGGGTGCTGGATGACTTCCTGCAAGATCGCCGTTACCCCGACGCCCTGGTGACGGTGGAGCGCCGCGAGTGGGGGAATTTTTACGGTCGTCTCAAGGCAGTGTACGAAGACGAACAGCTGGTGGCCAGTGGGGAGCAGGCCTGGCCTGTGTTACAGGAGCGGATTGAGCGAGCCCTCGACATCCATGACCAGATCTACCAGATCGAAAAGCACCAGATCGGCGCCATCAACTCCTCAATGGAGCGGTTGAGACTGCGTGAGCGGCGCTACCAGCTCAATGGAACCTACACCGCGGCGAGCGAAGCGGAGATCGCCAGTGAGCGCGCCGAGCTGGATGCGGCCTATCGCGTGCTGGAGGCGGAACTGTCCGAGCTCTATGTGAGATTCAATCGCGACCATATGGTCGGCGTGGCCAGCGATGGGTCCGAGGTGAGGATCTCCCTGGGTAATGTGGTGCGGGCCTTCCGTCCCAACGCGATGGGGCTGCTGCAGAAGATAGGTTTCTATTTTGCCAAGTTGTGGGAGTTCGTCAGCGACGACCCCCGTGAGGCCAACACCGAAGGGGGGATCTTCCCGGCGATCTTCGGTACCGTCATGATGGTGATCCTGATGTCGATCATTGTGACCCCCTTTGGTGTGGTGGCCGCGGTCTACCTGCGCGAGTACGCCAGCCAGGGACCGATCACCCGGGCGATCCGCATTGCGGTCAACAACCTGGCTGGAGTCCCCTCGATTGTGTACGGGGTATTTGGCCTGGGTTTCTTTGTCTATTTCCTGGGCTCCAATATCGACCAGCTGTTCTTCCCTGAAGCCCTGCCGGCCCCCACCTTTGGTACGCCGGGGCTGATGTGGGCGGCCATTACCCTGGCACTGCTGACGCTGCCGGTGGTGATTGTTGCCACCGAGGAGGGGTTGTCCCGTATTCCCAGTGCGGTTCGCGAGGGGAGCCTGGCACTGGGCGCTACCAAGGCGGAAACCCTGTGGCGGGTGGTGCTGCCCATGGCGAGCCCGGCGATGATGACTGGCCTGATCCTGGCGGTGGCGCGAGCCGCAGGCGAGGTGGCACCCCTGATGCTGGTGGGGGTGGTTAAACTTGCCCCCTCCTTGCCCCTCGACGGCAACTACCCCTTTCTGCACCTGGACCAGAAGTTTATGCACCTGGGCTTTCATATCTATGATGTGGGCTTCCAGAGTCCGAATGTGGAGGCGGCCCGTCCCCTGGTGTATGCCACGGCTCTGCTGCTGGTGGTGGTCATTGCAGTTCTGAACCTGTCGGCGGTGGCGATACGCAACCACCTGCGGGAAAAATACAAGGCGCTGGAAGTCTAA
- the phoU gene encoding phosphate signaling complex protein PhoU, with the protein MKINTDLHTQHISQQFNAELNEVKNRLLAMGGLVEKQVSDAIEALIEADSELARSVREKDELINDMEMAIDEECTRILARRQPAASDLRLVIACSKAASDLERVGDEAAKVARHAIELCEQGESPRGYVETRHIGDRVRAMIKDSLTAFARFDTDLALTVAKADKSVDMEYKSAMRELVTFMMEDPRSISRVLNIMWVLRSLERVGDHARNIAEHLIYLVKGTDVRHLSYKEMKRELKD; encoded by the coding sequence ATGAAAATCAATACCGATCTACACACACAACACATATCCCAGCAGTTCAACGCCGAGCTCAATGAGGTGAAAAACCGCTTGCTGGCGATGGGCGGGCTGGTCGAAAAGCAGGTCTCCGACGCCATCGAAGCGCTGATCGAGGCCGACAGTGAGTTGGCCCGCAGCGTGCGCGAAAAGGATGAGCTGATCAATGATATGGAGATGGCGATCGACGAGGAGTGCACCCGCATTCTGGCGCGCCGCCAGCCAGCCGCGAGCGATCTGCGGTTAGTGATCGCCTGCTCCAAAGCCGCCAGTGACCTTGAGCGGGTGGGTGATGAAGCCGCCAAGGTGGCTCGACACGCGATTGAGTTGTGCGAGCAGGGGGAGTCACCTCGGGGTTATGTGGAAACCCGCCATATCGGCGATCGGGTGCGAGCGATGATCAAGGATAGCCTGACCGCGTTCGCCCGCTTTGATACCGATCTGGCGCTGACGGTTGCCAAAGCGGATAAATCGGTGGATATGGAGTACAAGAGCGCCATGCGTGAGCTGGTGACCTTTATGATGGAAGATCCACGGAGTATATCGCGGGTATTGAACATCATGTGGGTACTGCGCTCGCTGGAACGGGTGGGCGACCATGCCCGCAATATCGCTGAACACCTGATCTATCTGGTTAAGGGCACCGACGTTCGCCACCTGAGCTATAAAGAGATGAAACGTGAGCTGAAAGATTAG
- a CDS encoding PA3496 family putative envelope integrity protein: MQNENMKKNSKRNNTRSPKEKNASRSLFVRRAIEDHFENKRLDTMIGNAYWGDI, from the coding sequence ATGCAAAACGAAAACATGAAAAAAAATAGTAAGCGGAATAACACCAGATCTCCGAAGGAGAAAAACGCTTCTCGCTCTCTCTTTGTTCGCCGCGCCATCGAAGACCACTTCGAGAACAAACGCCTTGATACCATGATTGGTAACGCCTACTGGGGCGATATCTAA
- the hexR gene encoding transcriptional regulator HexR — MTTKLLTDIELCLGSLRKSELKVAEQVLAQPSTIIHLSLAGLAAASRVSEPTVLRFCRAVGCNGFQDFKLQLAQSLAANRGFAQFDIDASDKTSDYKRKIFDSTIGTLVQTRDKLDPQALEDAIDPLAHAKRVEFYGYGASGAVASDAQHKFFRLQVATAAYSDPHMQAMSAATMQPGDVVVAISQTGRTRELMHSVRQVQERGAKVVGICPANTPLAELSDYPILIDVSEDTEVYTPLTSRIVHLVVIDILAMGVAMARGPELAEHLKTVKRNLRSLRLNPR; from the coding sequence ATGACGACGAAACTGCTAACCGATATCGAGCTGTGCCTGGGCTCCCTGCGAAAGTCGGAGCTTAAAGTGGCGGAACAGGTTCTGGCCCAGCCCTCCACCATCATTCACCTGAGCCTGGCCGGGCTGGCGGCGGCATCGCGTGTCAGTGAACCAACGGTTCTGCGGTTTTGCCGGGCGGTTGGCTGCAACGGGTTCCAGGACTTCAAACTGCAGCTGGCGCAGAGCCTGGCTGCGAACCGTGGCTTTGCCCAGTTTGACATAGACGCCAGCGATAAAACCTCGGATTACAAGCGCAAAATTTTTGACTCCACCATCGGTACCCTGGTGCAGACCCGGGATAAACTGGACCCCCAGGCGCTGGAAGATGCCATAGATCCCCTCGCACATGCCAAGCGGGTAGAGTTTTACGGTTATGGCGCCTCGGGTGCGGTTGCGAGCGATGCCCAGCACAAGTTTTTCCGTTTGCAAGTCGCCACGGCGGCCTACTCCGATCCGCATATGCAGGCGATGTCGGCGGCGACCATGCAGCCCGGCGATGTGGTGGTGGCGATCTCCCAAACAGGACGAACCCGGGAGCTGATGCACAGTGTGCGGCAGGTGCAGGAGCGCGGTGCCAAAGTGGTGGGCATCTGTCCCGCCAACACGCCTCTTGCTGAGCTCAGTGACTATCCCATCCTGATCGATGTGTCGGAAGATACGGAGGTCTACACGCCCCTGACATCACGCATCGTGCATCTGGTTGTGATCGATATTCTGGCGATGGGGGTGGCCATGGCGAGGGGGCCTGAGTTGGCCGAGCACCTGAAAACCGTGAAACGCAACCTCCGAAGCCTGCGCTTGAATCCTCGCTAA
- a CDS encoding PstS family phosphate ABC transporter substrate-binding protein, which produces MNSMINGLVGVLAASSVTVAVAATAVDPSIPTYSKSSGVSGNLSSVGSDTLANLMTLWAEEFKREYPNVNIQIQAAGSSTAPPALTEGTSNMGPMSRKMKDKELEAFEKKFGYKPTAIPVAIDALAVFVNKDNPVSGLTIPQVDAIFSSTRKCGYEKDISRWGDVGLDGAWKARGFQLYGRNSVSGTYGYYKDKALCKGDFKSGVNEQPGSASVVQSVSASINGIGYSGIGYKTSSVKTVPLAKKPGQPFVDATSENAVNGSYPLSRFLYVYVNKAPNKPLAPIEREFVKLVLSQQGQNVVVKDGYIPLPAKVVEKQMAALGL; this is translated from the coding sequence ATGAACAGCATGATCAATGGACTGGTCGGTGTACTGGCCGCCAGCAGTGTGACGGTAGCGGTAGCCGCTACCGCCGTGGACCCCTCTATCCCAACCTACAGCAAGAGCAGTGGCGTCTCCGGCAACCTGTCCAGCGTGGGATCGGACACCCTGGCTAACCTGATGACCCTGTGGGCGGAAGAGTTCAAGCGCGAATACCCCAACGTCAACATTCAGATTCAGGCCGCCGGCTCATCCACAGCGCCGCCCGCGTTGACCGAAGGCACCTCAAACATGGGGCCCATGAGCCGCAAGATGAAGGACAAGGAGCTGGAGGCGTTCGAGAAGAAGTTTGGCTACAAGCCGACCGCAATTCCGGTCGCCATCGACGCGCTGGCGGTGTTTGTAAACAAAGACAATCCCGTCAGTGGTCTGACCATTCCCCAGGTGGATGCGATCTTCTCCTCCACCCGCAAGTGCGGTTACGAGAAGGACATCAGCCGCTGGGGCGATGTCGGTCTGGACGGCGCCTGGAAAGCGCGTGGATTCCAGCTGTACGGTCGTAACTCCGTCTCAGGCACTTACGGCTACTACAAGGACAAGGCGCTCTGTAAAGGCGACTTCAAGAGCGGCGTCAATGAGCAGCCGGGTTCCGCCTCCGTGGTGCAGTCGGTCAGTGCCTCCATTAACGGCATCGGCTACTCCGGCATCGGCTACAAGACTTCCAGCGTGAAGACCGTCCCTTTGGCCAAGAAGCCGGGTCAGCCCTTTGTGGATGCGACGTCCGAGAATGCGGTCAATGGGAGTTACCCGCTCTCCCGTTTCCTCTATGTTTACGTCAATAAGGCGCCCAACAAGCCGCTGGCACCCATCGAGCGCGAGTTCGTAAAGCTGGTGCTTTCGCAGCAGGGCCAGAATGTGGTGGTGAAGGATGGCTACATTCCACTGCCGGCCAAGGTGGTCGAGAAGCAGATGGCGGCCCTGGGCCTCTAG
- a CDS encoding ABC transporter permease subunit — MNQITDLSNPLVDFNSDEARRHRRVRSLKDRLARWSVAVGGIGVIVAILLIFLYLLYEVVPLFKGAEMEPVASYPAPARQEGSQTLYLAMEEQAELALRLDSSGTLLFFSTQDGVPRKSVQLPLPEGAEITSMAEADPNTREVAVGLSNGQVIMFKHSYQVSYPNDVRWIEPQIEFPYGEQPITLDEAGAPLTQLALRDNENSMMLAASTEAGLHVTLYNKEIDFLTEEVTLERETLELPALPGVLSRVLIDPEQRWLFVALGANRMAVLDVRDRDEPVVNAVLPVTEGGGRITDIEFLLGGTSLLIGDSQGRISQWFLVRDDDNKYSLQKVRDFELASSPIVAIAPEHRRKGFMAADSEGRIGLYNTTAHRTLLVEQSSSAAIEGMTIAPRANGLLLELGGGQMEYLALHNEHPEISWSALWDKVWYEHYSEPEYVWQSSASTNDFEPKMSLMPLAFGTLKAAFYAMLLATPLAICGAIYTAYFMAPAMRRKVKPVIELMEALPTVILGFLAGLWLAPFVEESLPGIFALLILVPVAILLFGFAWAQLPERLRSLVPEGWQALLLIPVILVASALALGASGHIEVLLFDGNMRHWISSELGLNYDQRNALVVGLAMGFAVIPTIFSITEDAIFSVPKHLSYGSLALGATPWQTLTRVVLLTASPGIFSAVMIGMGRAVGETMIVLMATGNTPIMDANIFEGMRTLAANIAVEMPESEVGSSHYRVLFLAAMVLFLFTFVVNTFAEMVRHRLRKKYSSL, encoded by the coding sequence ATGAACCAAATTACCGATCTTTCCAACCCCCTGGTTGACTTCAATTCCGATGAGGCGCGGCGTCATCGGCGTGTGCGCTCGCTCAAGGATCGACTGGCCCGTTGGTCGGTTGCCGTGGGCGGCATTGGCGTTATCGTGGCGATATTGCTGATCTTCCTCTACCTGCTCTACGAGGTGGTACCTCTGTTCAAGGGGGCGGAGATGGAGCCGGTAGCCAGCTACCCGGCACCGGCACGGCAGGAGGGTTCACAGACCCTCTATCTGGCGATGGAGGAGCAGGCTGAGCTGGCGTTGCGCCTCGATAGCAGTGGTACCTTGCTGTTTTTCTCTACTCAGGACGGGGTGCCGCGCAAGAGCGTCCAGCTTCCCCTTCCGGAGGGGGCTGAGATCACCTCGATGGCGGAAGCCGACCCCAATACCCGCGAGGTAGCGGTGGGCCTGTCCAACGGCCAGGTGATCATGTTCAAGCACAGCTACCAGGTGAGCTATCCCAATGACGTGCGCTGGATTGAACCGCAGATCGAGTTCCCCTATGGCGAGCAGCCGATAACCCTGGATGAAGCGGGTGCCCCCCTGACCCAGCTGGCCCTGCGCGACAATGAGAACTCCATGATGCTGGCGGCCAGCACCGAGGCGGGGCTCCATGTCACCCTCTACAACAAGGAGATCGACTTCCTCACCGAGGAGGTAACCCTGGAGCGGGAGACCCTCGAACTGCCGGCGTTGCCCGGTGTGTTGAGCCGGGTGCTGATTGATCCGGAGCAGCGTTGGCTTTTTGTCGCGCTGGGCGCTAATCGCATGGCGGTGCTGGATGTTCGGGACCGGGATGAGCCGGTGGTCAACGCCGTACTGCCGGTGACCGAGGGGGGGGGCAGAATCACCGATATCGAGTTTCTGCTGGGGGGAACCTCCCTCCTGATCGGCGACAGCCAGGGTCGTATTAGCCAGTGGTTTCTGGTGCGCGATGACGACAACAAGTACAGCCTGCAAAAGGTAAGGGACTTTGAACTGGCTTCAAGCCCTATCGTAGCCATTGCGCCTGAGCATCGCCGCAAAGGCTTTATGGCGGCTGATAGTGAGGGACGGATTGGCCTCTACAACACCACAGCGCATCGCACCCTGCTGGTGGAGCAGAGCTCAAGTGCAGCGATTGAGGGGATGACCATTGCCCCTCGGGCCAATGGCCTGCTGCTGGAGCTGGGCGGTGGGCAGATGGAATATCTGGCGCTGCACAATGAGCACCCGGAGATCTCCTGGTCGGCCCTGTGGGACAAGGTCTGGTATGAGCACTACAGCGAGCCGGAGTACGTGTGGCAGTCCTCCGCCTCGACCAATGACTTCGAACCGAAGATGAGCCTGATGCCGCTCGCCTTCGGTACCCTCAAGGCCGCTTTTTACGCCATGCTGCTGGCCACTCCGCTGGCGATCTGTGGTGCCATCTACACCGCTTACTTCATGGCACCCGCCATGCGCCGCAAGGTCAAGCCGGTGATCGAGCTGATGGAAGCACTGCCAACGGTAATCCTCGGCTTCCTGGCCGGGCTCTGGCTGGCCCCTTTCGTGGAGGAGTCTTTGCCGGGGATCTTCGCCCTGCTGATTCTGGTGCCGGTAGCGATCCTTCTGTTCGGGTTCGCCTGGGCGCAACTGCCGGAGCGACTCCGTTCCCTGGTCCCTGAAGGCTGGCAGGCGCTGTTGCTGATCCCGGTAATCCTTGTGGCCAGCGCACTGGCGCTGGGCGCGAGTGGCCATATCGAAGTGCTGCTGTTCGACGGCAACATGCGCCACTGGATCAGTAGTGAGCTGGGCCTGAATTACGACCAGCGCAATGCACTGGTGGTAGGTCTGGCGATGGGCTTTGCCGTGATTCCGACCATTTTTTCCATCACTGAGGACGCTATCTTCAGTGTGCCCAAGCACCTGAGCTACGGCTCCCTGGCGCTGGGAGCAACCCCCTGGCAGACCCTTACCCGGGTGGTGTTGTTGACCGCCAGTCCGGGTATCTTCTCGGCGGTCATGATCGGGATGGGGCGCGCCGTGGGTGAAACCATGATCGTGCTGATGGCGACCGGTAATACGCCGATCATGGATGCCAATATCTTCGAGGGCATGCGTACCCTGGCGGCCAACATCGCCGTGGAGATGCCGGAGTCGGAGGTGGGCAGCTCTCACTACCGGGTACTGTTCCTGGCGGCCATGGTGCTGTTCCTGTTCACTTTTGTGGTGAACACCTTTGCAGAGATGGTGCGTCATCGCCTGCGCAAGAAGTACAGCTCTCTGTAG
- the pstB gene encoding phosphate ABC transporter ATP-binding protein PstB has protein sequence MSQANRVSGHGPTQENNEGGRTHGIDTASLGRTRQSLSMEQEETCMEVSGLNLYYGEKQALNNIDLTIPKNRVTAFIGPSGCGKSTLLRSINRMNDLVDGCRIEGKILLDGVDIYQRGTDVAELRRRVGMVFQKPNPFPKSIYENVAYGLRIQGVKNKRTLDEVVERSLRGAALWEEVKDRLHESALGMSGGQQQRLVIARTIAVEPEVLLLDEPASALDPISTLKIEELINELKSRYTIVIVTHNMQQAARVSDYTAFMYMGDLIEFGDTDSLFTNPDKKQTEDYITGRYG, from the coding sequence ATGTCACAAGCAAACAGAGTAAGTGGTCACGGGCCAACGCAGGAGAACAACGAGGGGGGGCGTACCCACGGGATCGATACCGCATCCCTCGGTCGCACCCGTCAGAGCCTGAGCATGGAGCAGGAGGAGACCTGCATGGAGGTCTCCGGGCTGAATCTTTATTACGGCGAGAAGCAGGCCCTCAATAATATTGACCTGACCATCCCCAAAAACCGTGTCACCGCCTTTATCGGACCTTCCGGTTGTGGCAAGTCAACCTTGCTGCGCAGTATCAACCGCATGAATGACCTGGTGGATGGCTGCCGCATCGAAGGCAAGATCCTGCTGGACGGGGTGGATATCTACCAGCGTGGCACCGATGTAGCGGAGCTGCGCCGTCGGGTGGGCATGGTGTTCCAGAAGCCCAACCCCTTTCCCAAGAGCATCTACGAGAACGTCGCTTACGGCCTGCGTATCCAGGGGGTAAAGAACAAGCGGACCCTGGATGAGGTGGTGGAGCGTTCGCTCAGGGGCGCTGCCCTGTGGGAGGAGGTGAAAGACCGCCTGCATGAGAGTGCGCTCGGCATGTCGGGCGGTCAGCAGCAGCGACTGGTGATTGCCCGTACCATCGCGGTGGAGCCTGAGGTGCTGCTGCTGGATGAGCCGGCTTCGGCTCTGGACCCCATCTCGACCCTCAAGATTGAGGAGTTGATCAATGAGCTCAAGTCCCGCTATACCATTGTGATCGTTACTCACAACATGCAGCAGGCGGCGCGTGTGTCGGACTACACGGCTTTCATGTACATGGGGGACCTGATCGAGTTTGGCGATACCGACTCACTGTTCACTAACCCGGACAAAAAACAGACCGAAGACTACATAACCGGGCGCTACGGCTAA